The window CTTTGATTTTGTCCACGACCTGGTGCTCTACCTCTACCGCAACACTCTGCAGAAATACATCGAAATCTACGTGCAGAAGGTAAGTCGCCCGCTACATGAATTGCACCCGACGAGGCAAACGATGATTTTTGTCGTGAACTCCATAACAGCTTGTACGGTTTGCTAGGTTAACCCGAGTCGATTACCGGTGGTGATAGGCGGCCTGTTAGATGTGGACTGCGCCGAGGACGTCATTAAGAACTTGATCACGGTGGTCAGAGGGCAGTTTTCCACCGACGAGCTTGTGGACGAGGTGGAGAAACGAAACAGGTAAGACcgaaccgttttttttttcttcttcttaaaagtgacacaaacaacaagacGCTTCTCGTGCGTAGGTTGAAACTTCTGTCGCCGTGGTTGGAGTCGCGTATCCACGAAGGCTGCGAAGAGCCAGCCACCCACAACGCCGTGGCCAAGATTTACATCGACAGCAACAACGCACCCGAACGCTTCCTGAAAGAGAACGCCTTCTACGACAGCGCCGTGGTGGGGCGCTACTGCGAGAAGAGAGACCCTCACCTTGCTTGCGTGGCGTACGAGCGAGGCCAGTGCGACATGGACCTCATCAAGGTGACCGCGTCGAAATGACACCACAACCTCGGCTGGATCCAAATATGAAGATTGTAAACGTATGGATGATCTAGGTTTGCAACGAGAACTCGTTGTTTAAAAGCGAGGCTCGCTATTTGGTGCGACGGAAAGACCCGGAACTTTGGGCCAACGTGTTGGAGGAGAACAACCCCTACAGGAGGCCACTCATCGATCAGGTCATATTCTCACGCTCGGCTCAGGTGGCCGTTTATCGTTAACTACATCCACGTGTACTACTTCTTGTTTTGGTCGATTGCAGGTGGTGCAAACCGCCTTGTCGGAGACCCAGGACCCAGAGGAGGTGTCGGTTACCGTCAAGGCCTTCATGACGGCCGACCTGCCCAATGAGTTGATTGAACTTCTGGAGAAGATCGTGCTCGACAATTCTGTTTTCAGCGAACATAGGTTCGGATTGCTCGGTGCCCAATTTCAATCACTGAactgtcattattttttttttttcccaacaacaATTTCTTTGTATGTCTGTGGCCAGAAACCTTCAGAACCTGCTGATTTTGACGGCCATCAAGGCGGACCGCACACGCGTGATGGAGTACGTCAATAGGCTGGACAACTACGACGCCCCGGACATCGCTAACATCGCCATCAGCAATGAGCTCTTCGAAGAagcttttgccatttttcaaaagtttgACGTCAACACGTCCGCCGTACAGGTACGGAAACGTCATCTCGTAATTGCAACATCCTTTTTGGATTCAAAATGGCAAACCTTACATTTACGATGTATTTTAGGTTCTTGAACTCccctgctctctctctcttaggTATTGATAGAACATCTAGGGAACTTGGACCGAGCCTACGAATTTGCTGAGCGCTGCAACGAGCCAGCGGTATGGAGCCAGTTAGCCCGGGCGCAGCTGCAAAGAGACCTGGTCAAGGAGGCCATCGACTCGTACATCAAAGCCGCGGACCCCTCGTCCTACATGGAGGTGGTCGACGCGGCCAGCAAGAACGGTACGCCTTTGCTTTTCGGCTACTCCGCTCATTTTCATAAGCGCGTCGCTTTCAACCAAGGCGTGGCTTTGCAGATAACTGGGAAGATTTGGTCAAGTTCCTCCAGATGGCTCGCAAGAAAGCGCGGGAATCCTACGTGGAGACGGAGCTGATCTTCGCCTTGGCTAAAACCAAGCGTCTGGCTGAGTTGGAGGAGTTTGTCAGCGGGCCCAACAACGCTCACATCCAGCAGGTGAAATCCGAAGAACGGCCGCACGTCGGGCGGGATATTCAACGTCGCTCGGGTCTGGTCTTCCTCCGCAGGTGGGGGACAGATGTTACGAAGAGGGAATGTACGAGGCCGCCAAGCTCTTGTACGACAATGTGTCAAACTTTGCTCGACTGGCGTCCACGCTCGTGCACCTCGGAGAGTACCAGGCCGCCGTAGACGGCGCCAGGAAAGCCAACAGCACTCGCACTTGGAAAGAGGTAAGAGGAAAGAGCTAcgtctattttatttattttttgctctgACGCACATCTCGCCTGCCCGTCTGTCCGGCAGGTTTGTTTCGCTTGCGTGGACGGCGAGGAATTCCGTCTGGCGCAAATCTGCGGCCTCCACATCGTCATCCACGCCGACGAGCTGGAGGACCTGATCGCCTACTACCAGGACCGCGGCTACTTTGAGGAGCTGATGGCTCTGCTGGAGGCGGCTCTGGGCCTGGAGCGGGCACACATGGGCATGTTCACTGAGCTGGCCATTCTCTACTCCAAGTTCAAACCTCAGAAAATGAGAGAGCACCTGGAGCTCTTTTGGTCCAGAGTCAACATTCCAAAGGTGGGATCCAAATGCTATGTGCGCTCACATGCTCGCCAGGTGCTTCATTAGTTAGCGCCAAAGATCAATACGTACCCGTAATAAAACTGTACATGATCTTTTCATATCGTTTTTTGTAGATCTATACATTTCCAGGTCCTGTTgttaattttcaaaaatggtCCTTTGCCTACTGCTATTTAAAATGGTCAAGGTCTACCTAATTGGTGGCCATCTCATCTAAACTCCAGAATATCTCATTGTGCTGGTTGTCTAATACTTTTTTCTGGTTCTTTGCCCACCAGGTTCTGCGCGCAGCAGAGCAGTCCCACCTATGGGGCGAGCTGGTTTTCCTCTACGATAAGTACGAAGAGTACGACAACGCCGTCCTCACAATGATGTCCCATCCGACCGACGCGTGGAAAGAAGGACTTTTCAAAGACATTATCGCAAAGGTGCCTGGCGTGGCTATATTGGCCCTTTTCTTGTTTCTTCTTGCCAGTCAACACGTCTTGCTTGTGTCTTTCTTTCTAGGTGGCCAATGTGGAGTTGTACTATAAATCTCTTTCCTTCTACCTGGATTACAAACCTCTTCTACTCAACGACTTGCTGACTATCCTCTCCCCGCGCTTGGACCACAATCGAGCTGTCAACTTTTTCACTAAGGTAACCGACAGGGATGCTCTTTAAGAATTCTCAGCTGTTGCGACGTTTCATCCTTTATCCACCTCAACCAGGTGAAGCAGCTCAAGCTGGTCAAGCCGTACCTGAGGTCTGTCCAGACTCACAATAGCAAGTCGGTCAATGAAGCCCTCAACAACCTGCTGACAGAAGAGGAGGACTATCAGGTCTCTCactccttcatttttttttttttcttttctgaaacTTGTCTTATTTTATGTCACAATGGAAGAAAAACGGctctgaattttctttttttctcattcgTCCTCCAGGGCCTCAGAGCATCCATCGACGCCTACGATAATTTCGACACCATCGGCCTCGCCCAGAGGTTGGAAAAACACCCGCTGATCGAGTTTCGCCGCATCGCTGCTTATCTGTACAAGGGCAACAACCGCTGGAGACAGAGTGTGGAGCTCTGCAAGAAAGACAAACTCTACAAGGTGAGCGGGAGGGTTAGGGCACGTACGCAGTGTCCCCCAAAACAATCCACCTCATTTTACAGCGTGTGCAATTTTTCTGGGGGCTATTTGTTGAACTATTCTACCGTGTTGAGTAACTCTTGGCTCATATGTCTTACCCAAGGATGCGATGCTGTTCGCTGCCGAGTCGAAGGACGCCGAGCTGGCGGAGACCTTGCTGCAGTGGTTCCTGGAGGAGGGCAAGAAGGAGTGCTTTGCCGCCTGCCTCTTTGCCTCCTACGACCTGCTACACCCCGACGTGGTGCTGGAGTTGGCCTGGAGGCACAACATTGTGGACTTTGCCATGCCGTACTTCATCCAAGTGATGAGGGAGTACCTCACAAAGGTTTGCACTCCATTTCTAAGATTTAGTAAGATCGGCtctattttcattgttttataaattgtattttatgcttaatgcctttttatttatagCCTTTATTAATGCCTTTTATTATAGACTCACAAGTTGCATTTGTCCATGACCCAGCTCCTTaactgaaaatatttcttcatttttttttttttgataaggATATTTGCACTTCCACATTGTGCCCCTTCTGTTATTTGCACTTGTccactggggggggggggcagtataatacagaTACATACAATCATTTAACAACTCCATAGCCCATGACTCATTTGCAATATGACTGAGAGTATTGTTGCCTTATCTCACCACATCATCACTGTTTAAAGATATATAAGGAGTTGTGAAGTTTGCAATTGTAACTCAAATTTCCACTCGCAACTCGAGAACAAAAGTCGGCCAAACAAAAAGTCGCGCTGTCGTCAAATTGAACATCCTCAGAAAGCAGTTTCAAATTCTAGCTCAGTGTGGTCACTTGAGGTCATCTTTGGGTTTCTTTGTTCCAGGTTGATGAATTTGCACCGAAGGTGACGGTCTCTGGCCCTcctttttatatttctctaaTGTGTTTTGTCTGCGCTTGTCGTAACCTCTCCTTAAACTCTTCGGCCTCTGATGCAGTGACCGCATGATAACTAGCCACGATTAAGTGTGTTGGCTTTTGTTCCtcttcaacaacaaaagagcATGTTGTCTTGCAGTTACTGCTATGGCACATGAACAACTGGTTCATTAGCCAATCTCGCGTTAACTAGCTGCCACCCTCCAAGGATTAACTCTGTTACACATCAGGCCGGTGATGTGTACATTATACAAATCTTTTCACCGCTATATTGGCCCTAATAAGTGGTTGATAAGCATGTGACGATGTCATTTGTACAATTTATTCGGATATGTTTGATGGCCCAGCCTGGTCACGGAAACAGCCGCTGTCTattgataaataataatgaatcagatttatatagcgcttttctgGACAATCAAAGACGATTTGCAGTGGATACATTTTTCATATGTTCGCATATTCACACTCTGGGGGTGGTAAGTAGCCAAGGCTGCCCTGATGCATGCTATTGTTGCTAATCTTACAAAGTATGAGTTGCAAAGAAGTAGCAAGGCCAaagtatgtgtatgtgtgcgttgATGCATGGAACTGAAGCCTTCACACCTTCCTCCAACTTCTAATCCTGTTCCGGTTTAACAGTTACCGCGCTAACCTTTTctatgctgctgctgctgctgctgttgctgctgcgtGTGTAATAATTCACTCTTGGATGGGAAATATAAAGCTTGATGATTTTATTCGACCCAGGGATTGGTCTCATGGGGGATGTGTGACGCATCCCGAAGTTTCCCGGTTTCTAACTCTGGGTTAAAACTGTGTGCAGAGTTAAGCTAACTCCAAATGTGTGCTAACCTTGTTTGGTCCCATTATggtattgttatttttgtatgaattgaattaaatATCAGCTGCCAGTCAGAGGAGTCCGACAAAAATACTCTTCATTATGGTAATAATGCTTGGGTTTGGTAGTCGTAGATGGAATAATCTAATTTAAGACTAAATGTCTATTATTGTGGATGTAATTTGCAGTGCAGTTTGACACTCGCGTGCAATGTTAACAAATTATTTACCTTTTCATGTACGTATTTATATCACAGTTGGATTTAAGGAAGTTCCAAACTGAATACTGCTCTCTGGTGCCCTCAGGTGGACAATCTGGAGACAGCCGAAAGCCAGAGGCAAAGTGAAGAGGTGACTGAGGCTCAGCCGGTGGTTTATGGTAAGTACCAGTTTATCTACACTGCTAGCGGAACTGACGCTTTCCACTTGTGAAttgacaaaaagaaaggtgagtcAAGTCAGTATCGTGCGTTGATGAAATGGCCCCAATCTTTAAATCTTGTGTGTTCAGGCCAGCAGCTGATGCTAACCGGCTCTCCCGCTCCAGTGGCCCCCCAGCCGGGGTATCCGGGCTATAGCTACCCCGCCAACGCCGCCGGCTACCCCGCTCAGCCCACTTACGGCTTCCCCATGTAGAGGACCGAAGCGTACCGTCCTTTTCCTGCACCCTCACTGAACCGAGCTGGATGCTGAAGTCCAACCTCACCTTCAGCCAGGCACCCCTGCTAATTCACTGGAACATTTTCACTCCCTGCACCTGCAAATCCCTTTCCTGGGATACATCGGTCCTGATCCATTGACTTTTCCGTAATGAGTTTCAGGAGGAaggtggaggggaaaaaaaacaagatgaaataaatttcaaatcaaatgctTTGTGCTGCAGTTTGTGCATGTGCTGCCAAAGTCTATTGCTGCAAGCAGGAGCACAATTTTCATGTTTCCCACAAGTATAGCCAGTATTATGAATCATACGTATGTCCAATGCAACTTTTTCAACTAACATTCGGAGAacggaggaggagaaaaaatatttgccgGTGTCCTGACGCAGCTCGGGTCAACAATAATCATTGTACCGAAAGCAATGTATAATTTAAGATATATTGAAATACTAATCAAAGAATATTACGAAATCTATGTATTGTCTATAGTCTGTCATTGTAGTCTGAAAAGCATATTTTGTaagaaaacagacaaaatgcCAAAAACAGCAGTTATTAAATGCTTTTGTGGCAGGTTTGGTGGTTTACAGAAGTTCAGTATCTGCACAAGAATAAACTTTACACGCAGTGTGATCCTATCAATTCCTTGCCTAGGAGTCTTCGTAGTTTCAGTCCCAGAGAAGTGAAGTTGTTTGTGGAGGGCGTTGCCGTGACGTATGTGACACgcgcttttttcccccctcccctctttgAGGATAAAACCTCAAAGTGTCTCgtttccaaaataaattaagaccagattttttttatttttacttaatTCGCTGTAACTGAAGAGCGAAAAAGAAAGCCTGCGCCACGCCCTCCCTCCGCCTCATTCCGCTCTCGCTACcactcacacgcacgcgcCTCTCTCTTCTCGGCCACGCGCTTTTCACCAATTCGCGAGGACATTAAAGTTCCCCGAACGCGCCTCTTCCCTCCGCCGTTTCCCCACTTCCTGGTTCGTTCATCTACTTTTCCGTTCTCCCGGTGACACGTGGAACCGACGGGCTGTAAGTTCCCACGGCAGTCCACACGATCGTGGCCACGCGCACGGAGCAGTCGCGCGCGTCCACCTGAGTCCGGGAGGGCGCGCGAGACAGCCGACGTACATCCGTGTCTGTGACTGGGTCTTGTTTGAGGCTCAGCTTCCACAAAGATTTAACACTCCTGacaggcatttttttccctcagagctgtcttgttaaaatcaaaatggagATAAAAGGGACATGTGGAAGACCTTTCCACACACCGAGGTgtctggcggcggcggcgcccgcTGGGAGGTCCAAGTTAACCCACCCTGGGAAAGCGATTCTGGCAGGTACGTAATTTTCAAACTATCTCACGAAAAAGTGACATCAAATGTCAGATAGAATAACTTACAGTACACTTAGCGCCTTGAAGTCTGTCAAGTACCAGttgcttttttctctctcttttgtttCCTGCTTGCTGTCTTTGatggtttgttgttttttcttaggTTGAGACTAAGCAGTCTTTTGCCAAAACTATCGAATTAAATTACACGCAATATTTCAAAGAGGTAAATAAAGCGGTGCCTTAAGATACGAGTGTATTTCGTTCCACGATCACGTTCATATCtcaaatcatttcaatgaatggaaatgcactTAATCCGATCCACTCAGATCAGTGCGTCTTTTCAGGAGGCTTTATCAGAATTTACCTGCTGATGTTACAATGTCATTTCATGTCTCAGTCAGCAAGGGCACGATGCCATTTAATGCTTTTAGAGAGGAGTGATATGCATTATATGAGGGGCAGGCCCTTGGACAAAGAAGCagttagttgttgttttttccctgGGGTGGTATTTACGAATAGGGGCGGAgtttatttgtaaaaacacACTTTGAATAATCCGACCATTATACAATTTTTGACTGTAATGGTAATCATCTTTAGAGATGCTGTCACTGTGTCTTGTAAGATCATCTTTAAAATGATGCAGGGAAATTCACGGCGGTTCATTTGGTACGCCTTGGtcctgctgttttggttagcgaCAGTGATCAAATGGACTCGGTAGTTACCGATTTAATgtctagtgttttttttttttttgagcgaTGCATTCATTCCTCTAAAATGAATGTCAGATTGACAGACGTGTTGTCATTGCTGCCAAAGAagattgttttaaaatacagAGATGAACGATGTTTTTGTCAAGTGCACATCAGTCCTTGTTGTTGAGACTGCCCACTGTGCTGTTGATCAGTGTGCTGCAGCACTTTCAGGTGATTGGAGTGGCAACTTCAGCGGGGTTCCTTTGTGGCAGGAACACACTGATTTTGCGTGCGTGTCGACACAACAACCGTAAATATGTCAAGAATGGGTGTGAATCCAATTTGAACCTTATCGTGACTATCTTTATAAAAAAACTTTCCTTTTGCTATACAGATCCTTTATTAGCTAGCGTGGCATGGGCCAGGCGTGCCTAATAATCTGCTAAGTGCGACATAGAGGCCACGCTTGACACAGTTGTGGCTTTCTATGGAATGGGCCCATGTTGCTTGATGCCATCCTGTGGGGAATCTTTCCCTTCCCCCCCGCCGCcagccctcagcagcctgattGACTGGCTCGGGTCCCGTgtcgccccccctccctctctcgctGTAGCTCGTTTCCAGACTGTCCGTCCGGTTTTGCAACGGCAGCAGCGTTGCAACTCCTGTGGGCCTCCCTGTCCAAGATGTCCAGATAAAACCTGATTTGGGTTGAGAATGACGCTGCATCGCCTCTCCAGCGCCGGTTAGTGTTGTCTGTGTGGAAGGAGAAGACTTTCGAGTGCGTGCCTGAGGGCTCCGGGTAGTCAAAGCAAGAAGTAGAAGGTCAAGTCTTAATGCACTACATTTGCTGTCATTGGCTGCTTCAGCTTCTCTCACGCTGCTgatggttgaagttgggacGCCAAACAAGAGCGGGCCACTTTCAGGCCTGAGGGCAGAGAGGCGGAAGAACAAAATGGACTTAAGATTTGTTGTCCTTTCTGTGAGAGATggaaaaaacgtttttgtggAAATGCCATGtttcctcgttttttttttttttttctgctcggTTCACCCTCAGGCAGCATGGCAGCCTGAGTGCTCGTCTCCTCTCGTCATTCAAGCAAGCTTGTCGGCCATTTTCAATGGAAGTGACTCAGCTCaatgaattttatttgttgttgaagCTGTTGACCACGCTGACCATgatcttttattattttcttcattaCAAGTTACCAAAGCACTCAAAGTATAACGACAGTCatttattgtgatttttaagatcaatattgtgatttttttaagatCATCTAAAAAGAACGATTCTAGTCAACTTGCCATCAAGAAGAATCCGTGAGCCAAGAGGGGAGGGAGCGttgcccggccggccgggacATAGGAAGCCGAAAAGGCCACACCGAGATGAATAATTCTTTTCATCTTCCATGACGCTGTAAATATTAAGAATCTATTTATAGGAAGCCTTTCCTCTGGCTTTATTCTTCGCCGTTAAATATGAACCATAACATTTTCCTCCATTCTCATCCTAAGAGAATTGGAAATGAGCAACATGTGgattaataataaatcactATTGCTCCTTTTTAATTGGCTGCTAGGTGCACgcatgatgatgacgacgacaatGCATTATTGATTGCTTGGTTGTTAATTGTGTGATGAAACGGAGATCGTCACTTTTAAACACTGCTGTGCTTCAGCCTGACTTGGAGTAAGCGTCAtccatgttttttcccccaaaaggaCCATGTTAAGAAGGATGTTAAGAGGCCAGGGAAATAAAGGAGTGGCTGAAAAAGAAGCAGATTAAAGTCAGTCCCCAGACCTCAACCCAATAGAAAACCGCCATTAGTTGCTACGGAGTAAGGAGTGACTCAATGATAATTCATTTGTGGCACTGTCtatttgaaataatgtccCGTGTTCCAACCAAAGGatgcaacatgtttttttaatcctatTCATCAATTAATTAACAAAATAATCGACAGATGAATCAAGTATTTAAAAGAATTAAATGCAGCCCTTCTATGCTGTGTTTAGAGATGGATTGATAGTCagatatttttccatttctcaTCCActcttgtttgtgtgtatctgacaaggcattttttttttcagctctGCCTCTTTGCGCCCAATATCACTCCAgtcccattttcattttttctggCGTAATAGCAAGTGTCAAGGATCTATGTGGACGCATCGATTTTATGACCGCGCGGAGGATGGGAAGGTGCAGCAGCAGAGGTTGACGATAAAGATTAATGGCCGTTGGGCACATGTAGCCCACGTTTGGCACTCATTtcaagtgtgtttgtgcgatTGTGTGCCAGATGGAAAACGCAGAGCACATGTAGTGGGCAGCTCACACCATTCGTCacgtt is drawn from Syngnathus acus chromosome 9, fSynAcu1.2, whole genome shotgun sequence and contains these coding sequences:
- the cltcl1 gene encoding clathrin heavy chain 1 isoform X3, giving the protein MAQILPIRFQEHLQLQNLGVNPANIGFSYLTMESDKFICIREKVGEQNQVVIVDMSDPTNPIRRPISADSAIMNPTSKVIALKDAAKTLQIFNIEMKSKMKAHSMTEEVMFWKWISVNTVALVTETAVYHWSMEGDSQPNKVFDRHASLAGCQIINYRTDEQQKWLLLIGISAQQNRVVGAMQLYSVERKVSQPIEGHAAAFGEFKVEGNANPSTLFCFAVRSQAGGKLHIIEVGQPAAGNQPFAKKAVDVFFPPEAQTDFPVAMQIGSKHGVIYLITKYGYIHLYDLESGVCIYMNRISAETIFVTSPHEASSGIIGVNKKGQVLSVCVEEENIVNYATNVLQNPELALRMAIRSNLAGAEELFARKFNTLFAQGSYSDAAKVAASAPKGVLRTAETIRKFQSVPAQPGQASPLLQYFGILLDQGQLNKFESLELCRPVLQQGRKQLLEKWLKEDKLECSEELGDLVKASDLTLALSVYLRANVPNKVIQCFAETGQFQKIVLYAKKVGYTPDWVFLLRNVMRVNPDQGLQFAQMLVQDEEPLANINEIVDVFMEGNLIQQCTSFLLDALKNNRPAEGHLQTRLLEMNLIHAPQVADAILGNQMFTHYDRAHVAQLCEKAGLLQRALEHYTDLYDIKRAVVHTHLLNPEWLLNFFGSLSVEDSLECLRAMLSANIRQNLQLCVQVASKYHEQLGTQALVELFESFKSYEGLFYFLGSIVNFSQEPDVHFKYIQAACKTGQIKEVERICRESNCYDPERVKNFLKEAKLTDQLPLIIVCDRFDFVHDLVLYLYRNTLQKYIEIYVQKVNPSRLPVVIGGLLDVDCAEDVIKNLITVVRGQFSTDELVDEVEKRNRLKLLSPWLESRIHEGCEEPATHNAVAKIYIDSNNAPERFLKENAFYDSAVVGRYCEKRDPHLACVAYERGQCDMDLIKVCNENSLFKSEARYLVRRKDPELWANVLEENNPYRRPLIDQVVQTALSETQDPEEVSVTVKAFMTADLPNELIELLEKIVLDNSVFSEHRNLQNLLILTAIKADRTRVMEYVNRLDNYDAPDIANIAISNELFEEAFAIFQKFDVNTSAVQVLIEHLGNLDRAYEFAERCNEPAVWSQLARAQLQRDLVKEAIDSYIKAADPSSYMEVVDAASKNDNWEDLVKFLQMARKKARESYVETELIFALAKTKRLAELEEFVSGPNNAHIQQVGDRCYEEGMYEAAKLLYDNVSNFARLASTLVHLGEYQAAVDGARKANSTRTWKEVCFACVDGEEFRLAQICGLHIVIHADELEDLIAYYQDRGYFEELMALLEAALGLERAHMGMFTELAILYSKFKPQKMREHLELFWSRVNIPKVLRAAEQSHLWGELVFLYDKYEEYDNAVLTMMSHPTDAWKEGLFKDIIAKVANVELYYKSLSFYLDYKPLLLNDLLTILSPRLDHNRAVNFFTKVKQLKLVKPYLRSVQTHNSKSVNEALNNLLTEEEDYQGLRASIDAYDNFDTIGLAQRLEKHPLIEFRRIAAYLYKGNNRWRQSVELCKKDKLYKDAMLFAAESKDAELAETLLQWFLEEGKKECFAACLFASYDLLHPDVVLELAWRHNIVDFAMPYFIQVMREYLTKVDEFAPKVDNLETAESQRQSEEVTEAQPVVYGQQLMLTGSPAPVAPQPGYPGYSYPANAAGYPAQPTYGFPM
- the cltcl1 gene encoding clathrin heavy chain 1 isoform X2 produces the protein MAQILPIRFQEHLQLQNLGVNPANIGFSYLTMESDKFICIREKVGEQNQVVIVDMSDPTNPIRRPISADSAIMNPTSKVIALKAAKTLQIFNIEMKSKMKAHSMTEEVMFWKWISVNTVALVTETAVYHWSMEGDSQPNKVFDRHASLAGCQIINYRTDEQQKWLLLIGISAQQNRVVGAMQLYSVERKVSQPIEGHAAAFGEFKVEGNANPSTLFCFAVRSQAGGKLHIIEVGQPAAGNQPFAKKAVDVFFPPEAQTDFPVAMQIGSKHGVIYLITKYGYIHLYDLESGVCIYMNRISAETIFVTSPHEASSGIIGVNKKGQVLSVCVEEENIVNYATNVLQNPELALRMAIRSNLAGAEELFARKFNTLFAQGSYSDAAKVAASAPKGVLRTAETIRKFQSVPAQPGQASPLLQYFGILLDQGQLNKFESLELCRPVLQQGRKQLLEKWLKEDKLECSEELGDLVKASDLTLALSVYLRANVPNKVIQCFAETGQFQKIVLYAKKVGYTPDWVFLLRNVMRVNPDQGLQFAQMLVQDEEPLANINEIVDVFMEGNLIQQCTSFLLDALKNNRPAEGHLQTRLLEMNLIHAPQVADAILGNQMFTHYDRAHVAQLCEKAGLLQRALEHYTDLYDIKRAVVHTHLLNPEWLLNFFGSLSVEDSLECLRAMLSANIRQNLQLCVQVASKYHEQLGTQALVELFESFKSYEGLFYFLGSIVNFSQEPDVHFKYIQAACKTGQIKEVERICRESNCYDPERVKNFLKEAKLTDQLPLIIVCDRFDFVHDLVLYLYRNTLQKYIEIYVQKVNPSRLPVVIGGLLDVDCAEDVIKNLITVVRGQFSTDELVDEVEKRNRLKLLSPWLESRIHEGCEEPATHNAVAKIYIDSNNAPERFLKENAFYDSAVVGRYCEKRDPHLACVAYERGQCDMDLIKVCNENSLFKSEARYLVRRKDPELWANVLEENNPYRRPLIDQVVQTALSETQDPEEVSVTVKAFMTADLPNELIELLEKIVLDNSVFSEHRNLQNLLILTAIKADRTRVMEYVNRLDNYDAPDIANIAISNELFEEAFAIFQKFDVNTSAVQVLIEHLGNLDRAYEFAERCNEPAVWSQLARAQLQRDLVKEAIDSYIKAADPSSYMEVVDAASKNDNWEDLVKFLQMARKKARESYVETELIFALAKTKRLAELEEFVSGPNNAHIQQVGDRCYEEGMYEAAKLLYDNVSNFARLASTLVHLGEYQAAVDGARKANSTRTWKEVCFACVDGEEFRLAQICGLHIVIHADELEDLIAYYQDRGYFEELMALLEAALGLERAHMGMFTELAILYSKFKPQKMREHLELFWSRVNIPKVLRAAEQSHLWGELVFLYDKYEEYDNAVLTMMSHPTDAWKEGLFKDIIAKVANVELYYKSLSFYLDYKPLLLNDLLTILSPRLDHNRAVNFFTKVKQLKLVKPYLRSVQTHNSKSVNEALNNLLTEEEDYQGLRASIDAYDNFDTIGLAQRLEKHPLIEFRRIAAYLYKGNNRWRQSVELCKKDKLYKDAMLFAAESKDAELAETLLQWFLEEGKKECFAACLFASYDLLHPDVVLELAWRHNIVDFAMPYFIQVMREYLTKVDEFAPKVTVDNLETAESQRQSEEVTEAQPVVYGQQLMLTGSPAPVAPQPGYPGYSYPANAAGYPAQPTYGFPM
- the cltcl1 gene encoding clathrin heavy chain 1 isoform X1, whose product is MAQILPIRFQEHLQLQNLGVNPANIGFSYLTMESDKFICIREKVGEQNQVVIVDMSDPTNPIRRPISADSAIMNPTSKVIALKDAAKTLQIFNIEMKSKMKAHSMTEEVMFWKWISVNTVALVTETAVYHWSMEGDSQPNKVFDRHASLAGCQIINYRTDEQQKWLLLIGISAQQNRVVGAMQLYSVERKVSQPIEGHAAAFGEFKVEGNANPSTLFCFAVRSQAGGKLHIIEVGQPAAGNQPFAKKAVDVFFPPEAQTDFPVAMQIGSKHGVIYLITKYGYIHLYDLESGVCIYMNRISAETIFVTSPHEASSGIIGVNKKGQVLSVCVEEENIVNYATNVLQNPELALRMAIRSNLAGAEELFARKFNTLFAQGSYSDAAKVAASAPKGVLRTAETIRKFQSVPAQPGQASPLLQYFGILLDQGQLNKFESLELCRPVLQQGRKQLLEKWLKEDKLECSEELGDLVKASDLTLALSVYLRANVPNKVIQCFAETGQFQKIVLYAKKVGYTPDWVFLLRNVMRVNPDQGLQFAQMLVQDEEPLANINEIVDVFMEGNLIQQCTSFLLDALKNNRPAEGHLQTRLLEMNLIHAPQVADAILGNQMFTHYDRAHVAQLCEKAGLLQRALEHYTDLYDIKRAVVHTHLLNPEWLLNFFGSLSVEDSLECLRAMLSANIRQNLQLCVQVASKYHEQLGTQALVELFESFKSYEGLFYFLGSIVNFSQEPDVHFKYIQAACKTGQIKEVERICRESNCYDPERVKNFLKEAKLTDQLPLIIVCDRFDFVHDLVLYLYRNTLQKYIEIYVQKVNPSRLPVVIGGLLDVDCAEDVIKNLITVVRGQFSTDELVDEVEKRNRLKLLSPWLESRIHEGCEEPATHNAVAKIYIDSNNAPERFLKENAFYDSAVVGRYCEKRDPHLACVAYERGQCDMDLIKVCNENSLFKSEARYLVRRKDPELWANVLEENNPYRRPLIDQVVQTALSETQDPEEVSVTVKAFMTADLPNELIELLEKIVLDNSVFSEHRNLQNLLILTAIKADRTRVMEYVNRLDNYDAPDIANIAISNELFEEAFAIFQKFDVNTSAVQVLIEHLGNLDRAYEFAERCNEPAVWSQLARAQLQRDLVKEAIDSYIKAADPSSYMEVVDAASKNDNWEDLVKFLQMARKKARESYVETELIFALAKTKRLAELEEFVSGPNNAHIQQVGDRCYEEGMYEAAKLLYDNVSNFARLASTLVHLGEYQAAVDGARKANSTRTWKEVCFACVDGEEFRLAQICGLHIVIHADELEDLIAYYQDRGYFEELMALLEAALGLERAHMGMFTELAILYSKFKPQKMREHLELFWSRVNIPKVLRAAEQSHLWGELVFLYDKYEEYDNAVLTMMSHPTDAWKEGLFKDIIAKVANVELYYKSLSFYLDYKPLLLNDLLTILSPRLDHNRAVNFFTKVKQLKLVKPYLRSVQTHNSKSVNEALNNLLTEEEDYQGLRASIDAYDNFDTIGLAQRLEKHPLIEFRRIAAYLYKGNNRWRQSVELCKKDKLYKDAMLFAAESKDAELAETLLQWFLEEGKKECFAACLFASYDLLHPDVVLELAWRHNIVDFAMPYFIQVMREYLTKVDEFAPKVTVDNLETAESQRQSEEVTEAQPVVYGQQLMLTGSPAPVAPQPGYPGYSYPANAAGYPAQPTYGFPM